A single Anopheles maculipalpis chromosome 3RL, idAnoMacuDA_375_x, whole genome shotgun sequence DNA region contains:
- the LOC126561191 gene encoding U-scoloptoxin(05)-Sm1a, with the protein MKQFVLGVVFLLAAAKTATAISCYVCNTTDSTTPFQCSEWFERFDRPDLKPVDCSNVYGAKYCIKHIGRFEAYGILCYQCSSAHSMYCSDMLVADEASPFKPEPCDHVFEAEYCIKSTAMHDGIGAKRYCSSRDLGNYCNYVRNPGDQIEYRSCIFTCDTDGCNAAPRSQFVSGSLLTIVTTLAVMVSILVRQ; encoded by the exons ATGAAACAATTTGTGTTGGGAGTGGTTTTCCTGCTGGCCGCCGCCAAAACTG CAACGGCCATCAGCTGCTACGTGTGTAATACGACCGACTCGACGACACCGTTCCAGTGCAGTGAATGGTTCGAACGGTTCGATCGTCCCGACCTCAAGCCGGTCGATTGCTCTAACGTGTATGGGGCGAAGTACTGCATCAAACATATTGGCCGCTTCGAAG CGTACGGTATCCTCTGCTACCAGTGCTCGTCCGCCCATTCCATGTACTGTTCGGACATGCTGGTCGCGGACGAAGCGTCACCCTTCAAACCGGAACCGTGCGACCACGTGTTCGAGGCAGAGTACTGCATCAAATCAACGGCAATGCATG ATGGTATTGGTGCCAAGCGTTACTGTTCGTCGCGCGATTTAGGTAACTACTGTAATTACGTGCGGAATCCGGGCGATCAGATCGAGTACCGATCGTGTATCTTCACCTGCGACACGGACGGATGTAATGCTGCTCCTCGTTCGCAGTTCGTTTCAGGATCGCTGCTAACCATCGTCACGACGCTGGCGGTGATGGTCTCAATACTTGTCAGGCAGTAG